The DNA region CGCTCGGCCACCGGGGCCGAGGTTTCGCTGCCGAGATTGACTCCAGCACACCGACGACCGGCGGATCCTCGTCGATCAGGCGCAGGGCCTGGCGGACGCCGGCGGCGGTGTTGACCCGGCTGGCGTCGAGGCTCAGCAGCACATCCTCAGTCGCCATGGCGATGATCATGTTGTCCTCCAGCAACAGCACCGGGCCGCCGATGGAGAAGTCGGTCACGGACGGCGATGCGCCACGCCGGCCGCCGTCCGGCAGGCTGGCGGCGGCGGTGACGTAGCGGGCCGGGATCATGAAGCGCGCCCGCAGACCCGACGGCGCATAGCTCACCTCCGCCTCGCCCTGAAGATCATGGGGGAGCGAACGCTCGATCACCGTGGTGCCGAACCCGATGCGCGACGGCGCCTGGACCGGCGGGCCGCCATTCTCCCGCCAGTCGATCACCAGCCGCCCGTCCCCGTCGATCGACCAGCCGGCCTCGACCCAGCCGCCGCCGTCGCTGAGCGCGCCATATTTGGCCGAGTTGGTGGTCAGCTCATGCACCACCAGCGCGAAGACGGAAAAGGCCTGGGGCGCCAGCAGCACCTCCGGCCCGGACAGCCGTACCCGCTCACCGCCGGCGGACACGCCGCCGGCCGACAGATAGGCGCCGGTCTCCGCCGCGATCAGGGTGCGCAGCGACGCCGGCCCCCAGTTGTCGGCGGTGATCTGGTCATGGGCGCGGGCCAGCGCCTCGATGCGGCCGGCGACGATGGCGGCGAACTGCTGCAACGTCTCCGCCCCGCTCTCGCTCTGCCGCACCAGGGCGCGGACGAGGCCAAGGATGTTGCGGACGCGGTGGTTCAGTTCGGCGATCAGCAGCTCCTGCCGCTCGGTCGCCTCCCGGCGGGTGCGGCCGGCGACGTCGGCCAGCCGAAGCACCACCTCCAGCAGGGTCACCCGCAGGGATTCGGCGTTGCGCTCGTCCAGGTCGGTCCAGGGCTTGGACCGGCCGCGCACCGTCTCCTTCCAGGCCTCGAAGCTCTTGCGCGGAGCCAGGCGCGCGCCGTTGGGACCGGGCCGCGCCGGCTTGGTCGGATCGCCGCCCCAGGTGACGGTGCGGACCAGCTCCTTGCGGAAGAAGACCAGATAATCGCGCGGCGTGCGCGACACCGGAATCGCCAGCAGGCCGCAGGCCCGGTCGGCGAAGGCGCGGGCCGGCGGATGGACGGCCCCCAGCTCGTCGGTCAGATAGACCGTGCTGGGCGGCGTCCGTTGCAGGAAACGCATGATGCCGCGCGTCTCCTCCTCCGTCGGGGTCTCGCCCTCCAGATGCAGCTCGTCGTCGATGCGGCAGGCGAAACCGTCGCAACCGATCAGCGTCCGCAGCTCGGTCGCGACGGTGACCAGGCTGTCCAGCGGAGAATCACTGTCGGCCAGCATCGACATGATGCGGACATGGGTGCGGCGGGCTTGGGCCTCCTGCCGGCTTTCCTGCTCGCGCTCGCGTCCTTCCAGCATCAGGGAGACCATCTGGGCGAACAGCTCGGCGGTGGTCCGCCGCTCGAAGGACAGCGAGCGCGCCTGACGGTGGTGGCAGGCGAACAGGCCCCACAGCTTGCCGTGGCGCAGGATCGACACCGACAGCGAGGCGCCGACCCCCATGTTGCGCAGATATTCGACATGGATCGGCGACACGCTGCGCAGCAGGCTGAGCGACAGGTCCAGCGGCTGCCCGAGGGGATCCAGCGCCGGAATCACCGGAACCGGCGGCGCGTCCACATCGGCGATGCAGCGCAGCCAGTTGCGCTCATACAGGCGCCGGGCCTGCTGCGGAATGTCCGACGCCGGATAGCGCTGGCCGAGAAAGCTGCCGATGCCATGGACCGCCGATTCCGCGATCACCTCCCCCGCCCCGTCGGCGGCGAAGCGGTAGACCATCACCCGGTCGAACCCGGTCAGCACCCGCATCTGGCGCGCCGCCTCGCGGCAGAAGGCGTCGAAGCCGGACGCGCTCTGAACCCGGGCAATCATCGAGCGCAGCAGCGCCCCCGAATCCGCCGATCCCTGGTCCTCGCAGGGCTCCGCCTCGATCACGATGCTCGAACCGGACAGATACACCGCCACATCGCAGACAGGCGCGGCATCGGACAGCCGCAGGCCGAAGGCGCGCTCGACGCCGCCATTGATGTGGGCGACTTGCAGACGGCCCCGGATCAGGTGCAACGCCTCGTCGCGGAACAGGCGGGACAGCGGATGGCCGAGCAGCCCGTCCGGTTCCTGTCCCAGCCAGCCGCCGCTGTTGGCGGAGACATGGACGATGATCCAATCGGCCGTCACGGCGATCAGGAAACCGGTCGGCTGGATATGACCCAGCTGGTGAAGGGGCTCACGGTCGCAATCGGTGAGGTCGACTGACCCCGAAGGAACCGGACCCGTCATCGGGTGAAGACTTCGGACAAACGCGACCTCAAGCGCAAGCTGAACCGGCGGCGTTTTCCACGCTCTGCCAATGAATTTCGACAGAAATTTAGTGAGAGGATCCGATCATCGCAACGCTCCAAAATGGCTATTACTATACTCTTATTAAGGCAGGTTAACTTAACTTAGGATAAGATCGCACCATTTTTGCACATGTTTTGAACATCCAGCCTGTGATTCCACGAAAAATTCTGTGTTTTCCCATCAATCTCCCACAATCCGAAATAAGCGGCTGGACACGGGAATGGCGGCGGTCCTCCAAATCCGCAAGGCGCCCTTTCAATTCCGATGGGCTGCCCCGGACGACGCGATGACGGAGGATGCCGGCCGTTCCATCCACACAAGCGGGTTCCGCCATGACGCCCCCCTCCACCGCCGCCGTCGCCAGCGCTGACGACGCCCCCATCCGCATCCGCGAGGTCACGCTGCTGTCCGACGACTGGTATGTACTGAAGAAGACCGTCTTCGATTATCGCCGCCGCGACGGCAGCTGGCAGACCTTGAGCCGGGAGACCTATGACCGCGGCAATGGCGCCGCCCTGCTGCTGTATGATCCGACCCGCAACACCGTGCTGCTGACCCGGCAGTTCCGGTTTCCCGCCTATGTCAACGGCCATGCCGAACCGCTGCTGGAGGTGTGCGCCGGCCTGCTCGACGACCGCAGCCCGGAGGAGGCGATCCGGGCCGAGGCGGCCGAGGAACTGGGCGTGACCGTGGAGGCGCCGCGCCGGGTGTTCGACGCCTTCATGAGCCCCGGTTCGGTGACGGAGCGGCTGGCCTTCTTCGTCGCCGAATACCGCGCCGCCGACCGCAAGGAGGGTGGCGGCGTCGCCGAGGAGGGCGAGGATATCGAGGTGGTCGAGTTGACCTTCGCCGATGCCCTTGCCATGGTCGCCAGCGGGGCGATCCTGGACGGCAAGACCATCATGCTGTTGCAGCATGCCGCTCTCCACGGGTTGCTGGAGCGGTGACGGCGGCCGCCCGCCCCGCCGCAACGGAGCTGTCGGACGGGGCCTGGATGATCGATGACGGGGATCTGGACTGGGAGGACATCCGCGCCTTCCTGGCCACGGCGCGGAGCGGTAGCCTGACCGCCGCCGCCCAGCGCCTGCGGCTGAGCCCGGCCACCCTGGGCCGCCGGCTGAAACGGCTGGAGGATGCGCTGGGCGGCCCGCTGTTCGACAGGCTGCCCAACCGGCTGGAACCGACGGCGCTGGGCCGCGCCGTCCTGGACAACGCCGCCGCCATGGGCGACGCCGCCGCCGCCTTCGCCCGTTGCGCCGACCGGCTGGCCGCCACGGCGCAGCCGGTGCGGGTGACGGCGACAACCTCCGTCTCCGCCTTCCTCACCCTGCATCTGTCCGATCTGCTGGCGGAGACGGGGGCCGACCTGACCATTCTCAGCACCCGCAGCGCCCTGAACCTCGCCCAACGGGAGGCCGACATCGCCCTGCGGATGGACCGGGTGCCGGACGAGGGCGATCTGGTCACCCGCCGTCTCGGGCGATTCGGCTTCACCCTCTATGCGGCACGGGGGATGGGCGGCGACTGGTCGGGCCGCTGGAACGGCGCCCCCGTGGTCGGGCTGCCCGAGACCAGGCGGCGGCCATCGCAATCGGGATGGGTGGACGACACGGCAAGGGAGCGCGGCGCCCGGATCGTCGCCCGTCTCAGCGAATTGCCGATGCGGCTTGACGCCGTCCGCCGCGGCATCGGGCTGACCCTGCTGCCCTGCGTGCTCGGCGATGCCGACCCGGCCCTGGTCCGCGTCATCGATCCGCCGGCCGCCCTATGTGAGGATGTCCATCTGCTGGTCCACCGCGACCGGCGCGATGCGCCGGCCGTGGCCGCGGTGGTCGATGCCCTGGTGCGGTTGTTCCGCCGCCATGCCGAGGCGCTGGCGGGGGAGTGACCCTCAGCCCCGGCCGGCGATCAGGCTGTCGGCGGCGGCGCGGGCCTCGGCGGTGACGGTGGCGCCGGAGAGCATGCGGGCGATCTCCTCGCGCCGCTCATCGCCGTCCAGTTCGGCGACGCCGGTGGTGACCTGCTCGCCCGTCTGGGATTTCTGCACCTTCAGATGGACGGCGCCGCGCGCCGCCACCTGCGGGCTGTGGGTGACGACCAGCACCTGCAAGCCGTGCCCGAGCGTCTCCAGCCGCTCGCCCACCGCCGCGGCGACGGCG from Azospirillum sp. B510 includes:
- a CDS encoding NUDIX domain-containing protein; the encoded protein is MTPPSTAAVASADDAPIRIREVTLLSDDWYVLKKTVFDYRRRDGSWQTLSRETYDRGNGAALLLYDPTRNTVLLTRQFRFPAYVNGHAEPLLEVCAGLLDDRSPEEAIRAEAAEELGVTVEAPRRVFDAFMSPGSVTERLAFFVAEYRAADRKEGGGVAEEGEDIEVVELTFADALAMVASGAILDGKTIMLLQHAALHGLLER
- a CDS encoding HWE histidine kinase domain-containing protein: MTGPVPSGSVDLTDCDREPLHQLGHIQPTGFLIAVTADWIIVHVSANSGGWLGQEPDGLLGHPLSRLFRDEALHLIRGRLQVAHINGGVERAFGLRLSDAAPVCDVAVYLSGSSIVIEAEPCEDQGSADSGALLRSMIARVQSASGFDAFCREAARQMRVLTGFDRVMVYRFAADGAGEVIAESAVHGIGSFLGQRYPASDIPQQARRLYERNWLRCIADVDAPPVPVIPALDPLGQPLDLSLSLLRSVSPIHVEYLRNMGVGASLSVSILRHGKLWGLFACHHRQARSLSFERRTTAELFAQMVSLMLEGREREQESRQEAQARRTHVRIMSMLADSDSPLDSLVTVATELRTLIGCDGFACRIDDELHLEGETPTEEETRGIMRFLQRTPPSTVYLTDELGAVHPPARAFADRACGLLAIPVSRTPRDYLVFFRKELVRTVTWGGDPTKPARPGPNGARLAPRKSFEAWKETVRGRSKPWTDLDERNAESLRVTLLEVVLRLADVAGRTRREATERQELLIAELNHRVRNILGLVRALVRQSESGAETLQQFAAIVAGRIEALARAHDQITADNWGPASLRTLIAAETGAYLSAGGVSAGGERVRLSGPEVLLAPQAFSVFALVVHELTTNSAKYGALSDGGGWVEAGWSIDGDGRLVIDWRENGGPPVQAPSRIGFGTTVIERSLPHDLQGEAEVSYAPSGLRARFMIPARYVTAAASLPDGGRRGASPSVTDFSIGGPVLLLEDNMIIAMATEDVLLSLDASRVNTAAGVRQALRLIDEDPPVVGVLESISAAKPRPRWPSGCASWGSPSCSPPAMTNPPRCRSGSPTCRC
- a CDS encoding LysR family transcriptional regulator; the encoded protein is MTAAARPAATELSDGAWMIDDGDLDWEDIRAFLATARSGSLTAAAQRLRLSPATLGRRLKRLEDALGGPLFDRLPNRLEPTALGRAVLDNAAAMGDAAAAFARCADRLAATAQPVRVTATTSVSAFLTLHLSDLLAETGADLTILSTRSALNLAQREADIALRMDRVPDEGDLVTRRLGRFGFTLYAARGMGGDWSGRWNGAPVVGLPETRRRPSQSGWVDDTARERGARIVARLSELPMRLDAVRRGIGLTLLPCVLGDADPALVRVIDPPAALCEDVHLLVHRDRRDAPAVAAVVDALVRLFRRHAEALAGE